A single window of Candoia aspera isolate rCanAsp1 chromosome 3, rCanAsp1.hap2, whole genome shotgun sequence DNA harbors:
- the UCKL1 gene encoding uridine-cytidine kinase-like 1 isoform X2, giving the protein MSQSPAYSGVRISGCWALGADGGNNSVDTLDRLLPTIVGTKSPRKRTTSQSKSEPPLLRTSKRTIYTAGRPPWYNEHGTQSKEAFVIGLGGGTASGKTTVARMIIEALDVPWVVLLSMDAFYKVLTKEQQELAASNDFNFDHPDAFDFDLIISTLKKLKQGKSVKIPIYDFTTHSRKKEWKMLYGANVIIFEGIMAFADKELLKLLDMKIFVDTDSDIRLVRRLRRDISERGRDIEGVIKQYNKFVKPAFDQYIQPTMRLADIVVPRGSGNTVAIDLIVQHVHSQLEERELSVRAALASAHQCHPLPKTLSVLKNTPQVKGMHTIIRNKETSRDEFIFYSKRLMRLLIEHALSLLPFQSCTVQTPQGQDYEGCMYSGKQITGVSILRAGETMEPALRAVCKDVRIGTILIQTNQYTGEPELHYLRLPKDISEDHVILMDCTVSTGAAAMMAVRVLLDHDVPEDKIFLLSLLMAEMGVHSVAYAFPQVKIITTAVDKKVNDLFRIIPGIGNFGDRYFGTDAPPNWSDEEDILDS; this is encoded by the exons ATGAGCCAATCCCCTGCATATTCAGGGGTTAGGATTTCCGGCTGCTGGGCGCTGGGAGCCGACGGTGG CAACAACAGTGTTGACACCTTGGACAGGCTGCTGCCCACAATTGTCGGAACCAAGTCCCCCAGGAAGCGCACCACCAGCCAGTCCAAATCAGAGCCCCCCCTTCTGCGTACCAGTAAAAGGACGATCTACACCGCGGGCCGACCCCCCTGGTACAACGAACATGGCACCCAGTCAAAAGAGGCATTCGTTATCG GCCTCGGTGGGGGCACTGCTTCTGGGAAGACCACAGTGGCCCGGATGATCATCGAGGCGCTGGACGTGCCCTGGGTGGTCCTGCTATCCATGGACGCCTTCTACAAG GTTCTGACGAAAGAGCAGCAGGAACTAGCTGCCAGCAATGATTTCAACTTTGACCATCCTGACGCCTTTGATTTTGACCTGATCATCTCCACTCTCAAAAAACTCAAGCAAGGGAAAAGTGTGAAGATCCCCATTTATGACTTCACCACCCATAGTCGCAAGAAGGAATGG AAAATGCTTTATGGAGCCAACGTGATTATATTTGAAGGTATTATGGCATTTGCCGATAAGGAGCTCCTAAAG CTTCTGGACATGAAAATATTTGTGGACACCGACTCTGACATCCGTCTCGTTCGGCGTTTGCGCAGGGACATCAGCGAGCGAGGCCGAGACATTGAGGGGGTCATCAAGCAGTACAACAAATTTGTCAAGCCGGCCTTTGACCAGTATATCCAGCCCACCATGCGACTGGCTGACATCGTCGTCCCACGAG GCAGTGGAAATACTGTCGCTATTGACTTGATCGTCCAGCATGTGCACAGCCAGCTGGAAGAG CGTGAACTCAGCGTCAG GGCAGCGTTGGCTTCTGCTCACCAGTGTCACCCCCTCCCCAAGACCCTCAGTGTCCTGAAGAACACACCGCAGGTCAAGGGAATGCACACCATCATCCG AAACAAGGAGACAAGCCGGGATGAGTTTATTTTCTACTCCAAACGGCTGATGCGCCTTCTAATTGAGCATGCATTATCTCTGCTGCCCTTCCAG AGCTGCACCGTGCAAACCCCACAAGGCCAGGACTATGAAGGCTGTATGTACAGTGGGAAGCAA ATTACAGGGGTGTCCATTTTGAGGGCCGGAGAGACCATGGAGCCAGCCCTGCGGGCCGTCTGCAAGGATGTCCGGATTGGCACCATCCTGATTCAGACGAACCAATACACTGGGGAGCCAGAG CTGCACTACCTGAGACTCCCGAAGGACATTAGTGAAGATCACGTGATTTTGATGGACTGCACTGTCTCCACCGGGGCAGCCGCCATGATGGCCGTGAGGGTGTTGCTG GATCATGATGTGCCAGAGGACAAGATCTTTCTTCTGTCCTTGCTGATGGCCGAGATGGGCGTCCACTCTGTGGCCTACGCCTTCCCACAAGTCAAGATCATTACAACTGCTGTAGACAAGAAAGTGAATGACCTTTTCCGCATCATCCCTGGTATTG GAAATTTTGGAGACCGTTACTTTGGCACAGATGCCCCGCCCAACTGGAGTG
- the UCKL1 gene encoding uridine-cytidine kinase-like 1 isoform X1, translating to MAAALAAGAERGGSDGAGRGDRGDGSNNSVDTLDRLLPTIVGTKSPRKRTTSQSKSEPPLLRTSKRTIYTAGRPPWYNEHGTQSKEAFVIGLGGGTASGKTTVARMIIEALDVPWVVLLSMDAFYKVLTKEQQELAASNDFNFDHPDAFDFDLIISTLKKLKQGKSVKIPIYDFTTHSRKKEWKMLYGANVIIFEGIMAFADKELLKLLDMKIFVDTDSDIRLVRRLRRDISERGRDIEGVIKQYNKFVKPAFDQYIQPTMRLADIVVPRGSGNTVAIDLIVQHVHSQLEERELSVRAALASAHQCHPLPKTLSVLKNTPQVKGMHTIIRNKETSRDEFIFYSKRLMRLLIEHALSLLPFQSCTVQTPQGQDYEGCMYSGKQITGVSILRAGETMEPALRAVCKDVRIGTILIQTNQYTGEPELHYLRLPKDISEDHVILMDCTVSTGAAAMMAVRVLLDHDVPEDKIFLLSLLMAEMGVHSVAYAFPQVKIITTAVDKKVNDLFRIIPGIGNFGDRYFGTDAPPNWSDEEDILDS from the exons ATGGCTGCAGCGCTCGCCGCCGGTGCCGAGCGCGGAGGGAGCGACGGCGCGGGCAGAGGCGACCGAGGGGACGGCAG CAACAACAGTGTTGACACCTTGGACAGGCTGCTGCCCACAATTGTCGGAACCAAGTCCCCCAGGAAGCGCACCACCAGCCAGTCCAAATCAGAGCCCCCCCTTCTGCGTACCAGTAAAAGGACGATCTACACCGCGGGCCGACCCCCCTGGTACAACGAACATGGCACCCAGTCAAAAGAGGCATTCGTTATCG GCCTCGGTGGGGGCACTGCTTCTGGGAAGACCACAGTGGCCCGGATGATCATCGAGGCGCTGGACGTGCCCTGGGTGGTCCTGCTATCCATGGACGCCTTCTACAAG GTTCTGACGAAAGAGCAGCAGGAACTAGCTGCCAGCAATGATTTCAACTTTGACCATCCTGACGCCTTTGATTTTGACCTGATCATCTCCACTCTCAAAAAACTCAAGCAAGGGAAAAGTGTGAAGATCCCCATTTATGACTTCACCACCCATAGTCGCAAGAAGGAATGG AAAATGCTTTATGGAGCCAACGTGATTATATTTGAAGGTATTATGGCATTTGCCGATAAGGAGCTCCTAAAG CTTCTGGACATGAAAATATTTGTGGACACCGACTCTGACATCCGTCTCGTTCGGCGTTTGCGCAGGGACATCAGCGAGCGAGGCCGAGACATTGAGGGGGTCATCAAGCAGTACAACAAATTTGTCAAGCCGGCCTTTGACCAGTATATCCAGCCCACCATGCGACTGGCTGACATCGTCGTCCCACGAG GCAGTGGAAATACTGTCGCTATTGACTTGATCGTCCAGCATGTGCACAGCCAGCTGGAAGAG CGTGAACTCAGCGTCAG GGCAGCGTTGGCTTCTGCTCACCAGTGTCACCCCCTCCCCAAGACCCTCAGTGTCCTGAAGAACACACCGCAGGTCAAGGGAATGCACACCATCATCCG AAACAAGGAGACAAGCCGGGATGAGTTTATTTTCTACTCCAAACGGCTGATGCGCCTTCTAATTGAGCATGCATTATCTCTGCTGCCCTTCCAG AGCTGCACCGTGCAAACCCCACAAGGCCAGGACTATGAAGGCTGTATGTACAGTGGGAAGCAA ATTACAGGGGTGTCCATTTTGAGGGCCGGAGAGACCATGGAGCCAGCCCTGCGGGCCGTCTGCAAGGATGTCCGGATTGGCACCATCCTGATTCAGACGAACCAATACACTGGGGAGCCAGAG CTGCACTACCTGAGACTCCCGAAGGACATTAGTGAAGATCACGTGATTTTGATGGACTGCACTGTCTCCACCGGGGCAGCCGCCATGATGGCCGTGAGGGTGTTGCTG GATCATGATGTGCCAGAGGACAAGATCTTTCTTCTGTCCTTGCTGATGGCCGAGATGGGCGTCCACTCTGTGGCCTACGCCTTCCCACAAGTCAAGATCATTACAACTGCTGTAGACAAGAAAGTGAATGACCTTTTCCGCATCATCCCTGGTATTG GAAATTTTGGAGACCGTTACTTTGGCACAGATGCCCCGCCCAACTGGAGTG